In Myxococcota bacterium, the genomic window TTTTGACTTTCGAGGTTGGGCTTGCTTCTTTCACGCTGCCAACAAAAATATCGCCAATCGATGCATAACGTCTGTGAGAACCACCGAGCACCTTAATGCACATGATTTTCTTAGCGCCGCTATTATCTGCAACATCTAATACTGATTGGGTTTGAATCATTTTATGCCTCCACCTTTTGGATTACTTCCCGAAGGCGCCAACGTTTGCTCTTTGAAATTGGTGCGGATTCAACAATGGAAACCAAATCACCAATCTGACAAGCATTCATTTCATCGTGAGCATGGTAGCTATCATGACGTTTCAAGAATTTATGATATTTAGGATGCCGAACCGTACGAGTTACCTCAACCACAATGGTCTTAGCCATTTTGTTGCTGGTCACTAGACCTTGCATCACGCGCTTTCGCCTATCCATTTTTCTGCCTCTTCAATGTCAAAAGTCTCGCCAAGTCTTTGCGTGTCTTGCTTAGGGAAGCTGTATTAAGCAGCTTGCCATTCTTCAAATCAAAACGCATGTCTAAGAGCTGGCGTCTTAGTGCATCTTCTTCTTTTTTAAAATCTTCATTCGTGGTCATTTAAAAGCCCCTAAAGT contains:
- the rpsQ gene encoding 30S ribosomal protein S17 — its product is MDRRKRVMQGLVTSNKMAKTIVVEVTRTVRHPKYHKFLKRHDSYHAHDEMNACQIGDLVSIVESAPISKSKRWRLREVIQKVEA
- the rpmC gene encoding 50S ribosomal protein L29, encoding MTTNEDFKKEEDALRRQLLDMRFDLKNGKLLNTASLSKTRKDLARLLTLKRQKNG